One part of the Sphingobium yanoikuyae genome encodes these proteins:
- the parC gene encoding DNA topoisomerase IV subunit A, protein MTDFRDPFDAIKDHPFDAALSQRYLVYALSTITARSLPDLRDGLKPVHRRLLWAMRLLRMEPGGANPDVLVANPARNTTSYKKCARVVGDVIGKYHPHGDASVYDAMVRLAQDFSLRTPLVDGQGNFGNIDGDNAAAMRYTEARLTQAAADLMAGLDEGTVDFRPTYNGEDEEPEVFPGLFPNLLANGASGIAVGMATSIPPHNVGELLDAATLLIDSPEADDAALMEIVKGPDFPTGGVLVDNQAIISEAYRTGRGSFRTRARFSTGRNEDGSWEAEGIEKLAGGTWQLVISEIPYQVQKSKLIEQIAALINDKKLPILEDVRDESDEAIRIVIVPKSRNVPVDVLKDSLFRLTDLENRFPLNLNVLDASHTPRVLGLRAVLVEWLKHQIEVLVRRAQHRLEKIAARLELLDGYIIAYLNLDRVIEIIRTEDEPKQVMMDEFSLTDRQAEAILNMRLRSLRKLEEMELRREHAELVKEQAELEKLVESPARQRTRLKRDIADLRKRYGPDTVIGRRRTLVEEAGPAREIPLEAMIEREPVTVILSERGWIRAMSGHRDLAAADTLKFKEGDGPQFAFHAYTTDKLLMATSSGRIYTLGADKLPGGRGFGDPVRMMVDMDDQGGIVALMPARTGGQLLLASSDGRGFLADVADILAETRKGKQVVNVRTGAKLAVVHAVDPEADSIAVIGENRKLLVYSIIEMPKMARGQGVQMQRYRDGGLSDAIAFRLSDGISWAMGGETGRTRTEADMTPWRVARGAAGRMPPTGFPRDNKF, encoded by the coding sequence ATGACCGATTTTCGCGACCCGTTCGACGCTATCAAGGACCATCCTTTCGACGCGGCGCTCTCGCAGCGCTATCTGGTGTATGCGCTCTCCACCATTACCGCGCGTTCGCTGCCGGACCTGCGCGACGGGCTGAAGCCGGTGCATCGGCGCCTGCTCTGGGCGATGCGGCTGTTGCGGATGGAGCCCGGTGGCGCGAACCCGGACGTGCTGGTCGCCAATCCGGCGCGCAACACCACCAGCTACAAGAAATGCGCTCGTGTCGTCGGCGACGTCATCGGTAAATATCACCCGCATGGCGACGCGTCGGTTTATGACGCGATGGTGCGCCTGGCGCAGGATTTCTCGCTGCGCACGCCGCTGGTCGATGGCCAGGGCAATTTCGGCAATATCGACGGCGATAATGCGGCGGCCATGCGCTATACCGAGGCGCGGCTGACCCAGGCGGCGGCCGACCTGATGGCGGGCCTGGACGAGGGCACGGTCGATTTCCGTCCAACCTATAATGGCGAGGATGAGGAGCCGGAGGTTTTTCCCGGCCTCTTCCCCAATTTGCTGGCCAATGGCGCCAGCGGCATCGCCGTCGGCATGGCGACCAGCATCCCGCCGCACAATGTCGGCGAACTGCTGGATGCCGCCACCCTGCTGATCGACAGCCCGGAGGCGGACGACGCCGCGCTGATGGAGATCGTCAAGGGGCCGGACTTCCCGACCGGCGGCGTGCTGGTCGATAATCAGGCGATCATTTCCGAAGCCTACCGCACCGGGCGCGGCTCCTTCCGCACCCGTGCCCGCTTCTCCACCGGCCGCAACGAGGATGGCAGCTGGGAAGCGGAGGGGATCGAGAAGCTGGCCGGCGGCACCTGGCAGCTGGTGATTTCCGAAATCCCCTATCAGGTGCAGAAGTCGAAGCTGATCGAGCAGATTGCGGCGCTGATCAACGACAAGAAGCTGCCGATCCTGGAAGATGTGCGCGACGAGAGCGATGAGGCGATCCGCATCGTCATCGTCCCCAAGAGCCGCAATGTCCCGGTCGATGTGCTCAAGGACAGCCTGTTCCGGCTGACCGACCTGGAAAATCGCTTTCCGCTCAACCTCAACGTGCTCGACGCCAGCCATACGCCGCGCGTGCTGGGGCTGCGCGCGGTGCTGGTCGAATGGCTCAAGCACCAGATCGAGGTGCTGGTCCGCCGGGCGCAGCACCGGCTGGAGAAGATCGCCGCGCGGCTGGAGCTGCTCGACGGCTATATCATCGCCTATCTCAACCTCGACCGGGTGATCGAGATCATCCGCACCGAGGATGAGCCCAAGCAGGTGATGATGGACGAATTCAGCCTGACCGACCGTCAGGCCGAGGCGATCCTCAACATGCGGCTGCGCAGCTTGCGCAAGCTGGAGGAAATGGAGCTGCGGCGCGAGCATGCCGAGCTGGTCAAGGAACAGGCGGAGCTGGAAAAGCTGGTCGAGAGCCCGGCCCGGCAGCGCACCCGGCTGAAGCGCGACATTGCCGACCTGCGCAAGCGCTATGGCCCAGACACGGTGATCGGCCGGCGCCGCACGCTGGTCGAGGAAGCCGGCCCGGCGCGCGAAATCCCGCTGGAAGCGATGATCGAGCGCGAGCCGGTGACGGTGATCCTGTCCGAACGCGGCTGGATCCGCGCGATGAGCGGGCATCGCGACCTGGCCGCCGCCGATACGCTGAAGTTCAAGGAAGGCGACGGGCCGCAATTCGCCTTCCACGCCTACACCACCGACAAGCTGCTGATGGCGACGTCGAGCGGGCGCATCTACACGCTGGGGGCGGACAAGCTGCCGGGCGGGCGTGGCTTTGGCGATCCGGTGCGGATGATGGTCGACATGGATGACCAGGGCGGCATCGTCGCGCTGATGCCGGCCAGGACGGGCGGGCAATTGCTGCTGGCTTCGTCCGACGGACGCGGCTTCCTGGCGGATGTGGCGGATATCCTGGCGGAGACGCGCAAGGGCAAGCAGGTGGTCAATGTCCGGACGGGCGCGAAGCTTGCCGTGGTGCATGCAGTCGATCCGGAGGCGGACAGCATTGCCGTCATCGGCGAGAACCGGAAGCTGCTGGTCTATTCGATCATCGAAATGCCCAAGATGGCGCGCGGGCAGGGGGTGCAGATGCAGCGCTATCGCGACGGCGGCCTGTCCGACGCGATCGCCTTCCGCCTGAGCGACGGGATCAGCTGGGCGATGGGCGGCGAGACCGGCCGGACCCGGACCGAAGCCGACATGACGCCATGGCGGGTCGCCCGCGGCGCCGCCGGTCGCATGCCACCGACAGGCTTCCCGCGCGACAACAAGTTTTGA
- a CDS encoding putative bifunctional diguanylate cyclase/phosphodiesterase, which yields MKAMSVRSWPPEQTSGLPLPGGDDAHLPHMIGASEWLTALSQAAAILTCENNAINIVEANEPFLKAFREHRERTAATAQASAEWRARVTGFAQSDRDSESFEIRRDGKLGPEYFLCTLGRLRATGARTEQFLFTAIDRTSERTMEKNLRRELLSDGLTALPNRTGFGEEIDDRLANGSWPDNAQFGIIAIDLSRFSRVNESLGPMAGDELLITVAKRLKSCLRQGDVLARIGGNDFAIFARLNNGLSDSLQIVQRIREALSSPIRLSDLQIRVDCAIGCALSTHLEDDPDDVVRKAQAAVKIAKRTGKVEIYRNGVLKEAQRRFSIESRLRDALAHGGLTLAYQPLIHLQTGEITGFEALARWDDPELGHVSPVEFVPVAEESGLITPLGRWAAYEAAQALSRWDAKFGQALPVGVNVNLSPIQMARDDVASMFEEALRYSGIGGHRLTAELTESAIIADPDKARKLLFALKDLQMPIAMDDFGTGFSNLASLHSLPIDILKIDRSFVSNMLEDHDKAVIVRTILSLAESLNLRVTAEGIETQELADMLQKMGCWQGQGYYFARPMSEADAFDYWRVRWNFETI from the coding sequence ATGAAAGCCATGTCGGTGCGTAGCTGGCCCCCTGAACAGACCAGTGGCCTCCCCTTGCCCGGGGGGGATGACGCGCATCTGCCGCACATGATCGGAGCGAGCGAATGGCTCACCGCCCTGTCGCAGGCGGCGGCAATTTTAACATGTGAAAACAATGCGATAAACATTGTCGAGGCGAATGAGCCGTTCCTCAAGGCGTTCCGGGAACATCGCGAACGGACGGCCGCAACGGCCCAGGCATCGGCCGAATGGCGCGCGCGCGTGACCGGTTTTGCCCAGTCGGATCGCGATTCGGAAAGTTTCGAAATCCGCCGCGACGGCAAGCTTGGCCCTGAATATTTTCTCTGCACGCTCGGACGGCTGCGGGCCACCGGCGCGCGCACCGAACAATTTCTCTTCACCGCGATCGATCGCACGAGCGAGCGGACGATGGAGAAGAATTTGCGGCGCGAGCTGCTTTCGGACGGCCTGACCGCACTGCCCAACCGCACCGGCTTCGGCGAGGAGATTGACGATCGGCTGGCCAATGGCAGCTGGCCGGACAATGCCCAGTTCGGCATCATCGCGATCGATCTCAGCCGGTTCAGCCGGGTGAATGAATCGCTGGGTCCGATGGCCGGTGACGAACTGCTGATCACGGTCGCCAAGCGGCTCAAATCCTGCCTGCGTCAGGGCGATGTGCTGGCCCGCATTGGCGGCAATGACTTTGCCATTTTTGCACGCTTGAACAACGGCTTGTCTGACTCTCTTCAGATCGTTCAGAGGATCAGGGAGGCGCTGAGTTCGCCGATCAGGCTGTCCGACCTGCAGATCCGCGTCGATTGCGCCATCGGCTGCGCCCTGTCGACGCATCTGGAGGATGATCCGGATGATGTCGTCCGCAAGGCGCAGGCGGCGGTCAAGATCGCCAAGCGCACCGGCAAGGTCGAGATTTATCGCAATGGCGTGCTCAAGGAAGCACAGCGCCGCTTTTCGATCGAGAGCCGGCTGCGTGATGCGCTGGCCCATGGCGGGCTGACCCTGGCCTATCAGCCGCTGATCCATCTCCAGACCGGCGAAATTACGGGTTTCGAGGCGCTGGCGCGTTGGGATGACCCGGAACTGGGCCATGTCTCGCCGGTCGAGTTCGTGCCGGTCGCGGAAGAGAGCGGTCTCATCACCCCGCTCGGCCGCTGGGCCGCCTATGAAGCGGCGCAGGCGCTGAGCCGCTGGGACGCGAAATTCGGCCAGGCCCTGCCGGTCGGCGTCAACGTCAACCTGTCGCCGATCCAGATGGCGCGCGACGATGTCGCATCGATGTTCGAGGAAGCGCTGCGCTATTCGGGCATTGGCGGCCATCGCCTGACTGCCGAACTGACCGAAAGCGCGATCATTGCCGATCCGGACAAGGCGCGCAAATTGCTGTTCGCGCTCAAGGATCTGCAGATGCCGATCGCGATGGACGATTTCGGCACCGGCTTCTCCAACCTGGCGAGCCTGCACAGCCTGCCGATCGACATCCTCAAAATCGATCGAAGTTTCGTGTCCAACATGCTGGAAGACCACGATAAAGCTGTGATCGTCCGCACCATATTGTCGCTAGCCGAATCGCTCAATCTGCGGGTCACGGCCGAGGGTATCGAAACCCAGGAACTGGCCGACATGCTGCAGAAGATGGGCTGCTGGCAGGGGCAGGGCTATTATTTCGCCCGCCCGATGAGCGAAGCCGATGCCTTCGACTATTGGCGCGTGCGCTGGAATTTCGAGACGATCTGA
- a CDS encoding DUF1285 domain-containing protein: MPMEPLPDLTDLSLADIARLAAEKRLPPVEKWNPDHCGDSEMRIARDGTWFHQESPIGREAMVRLFSTILRREGDGAYVLVTPVEKLSIAVEDAPFVAVELKSEGEGASRNLAFRLNTGELVPAGPNHALTLREKDDGPHPYLHVRAGLDALIVRSVYYELMNLALDEEGERVGLWSEGRFFPLDGAA, encoded by the coding sequence ATGCCGATGGAGCCCCTGCCCGACCTTACCGACCTGTCGCTCGCCGACATTGCCCGCCTTGCCGCCGAAAAGCGCCTGCCGCCGGTCGAGAAATGGAATCCCGACCATTGCGGCGACAGCGAGATGCGGATCGCGCGCGACGGCACCTGGTTCCATCAGGAATCGCCGATCGGGCGCGAAGCGATGGTGCGGCTCTTTTCCACCATATTGCGGCGTGAGGGCGACGGCGCCTATGTGCTCGTCACCCCGGTCGAGAAGCTGAGCATCGCGGTCGAGGATGCTCCCTTCGTTGCGGTCGAACTCAAGAGCGAGGGCGAAGGCGCCAGCCGGAACCTCGCCTTCCGGCTCAACACCGGCGAACTGGTGCCGGCCGGTCCCAACCATGCGCTGACCCTGCGCGAGAAGGATGATGGCCCCCATCCCTATCTCCATGTCCGTGCCGGGCTCGACGCGCTGATCGTGCGCAGCGTCTATTATGAACTGATGAACCTGGCCCTGGATGAAGAAGGCGAGCGGGTCGGCCTGTGGAGCGAAGGCCGCTTCTTTCCGCTGGACGGCGCGGCATGA
- a CDS encoding type II toxin-antitoxin system CcdA family antitoxin, with protein MDDDEFAVSGARVEAARERNLIAAAEELGMDLSLRSEPGFVEEVRQRWMEANRDAMESWNAYVEKHGLPLDKYRNF; from the coding sequence ATGGATGACGATGAGTTCGCGGTAAGCGGGGCGCGGGTCGAAGCCGCGCGAGAGCGAAACCTGATTGCTGCTGCCGAAGAACTGGGGATGGATCTCAGTCTACGGTCCGAGCCCGGTTTCGTGGAGGAAGTTCGCCAGCGCTGGATGGAAGCCAATAGGGACGCGATGGAAAGTTGGAATGCGTATGTCGAGAAGCATGGCCTCCCGCTCGATAAATATCGAAATTTTTGA
- a CDS encoding CoA pyrophosphatase produces MTLAERLRAALIDGHSRDIQLLPSETRDPRIVGDMALAPAAVLVAITDRANPGLILTQRSEKLRKHAGQVAFPGGRVDPDDADEIAGALREAREEIALPSDRVDIIGTSDRYHTFTGFDIVPVLGVIPPDLPLRAQPGEVADWFELPLDYALDPANRVRRSLMFEGIERQYYEIDWQGRRIWGVTAAILANLSRRLGHDPHSS; encoded by the coding sequence ATGACGCTGGCCGAGCGGCTGCGCGCCGCACTGATCGACGGGCATAGCCGCGACATCCAGTTACTTCCGTCCGAAACCCGCGATCCCCGCATCGTCGGCGACATGGCGCTGGCGCCGGCCGCCGTGCTGGTCGCGATCACCGATCGGGCCAATCCCGGCCTGATCCTGACCCAGCGCTCCGAAAAGCTGCGCAAGCATGCGGGGCAAGTCGCCTTTCCCGGCGGCCGGGTCGACCCCGACGATGCCGACGAGATTGCCGGCGCGCTGCGCGAGGCCCGCGAGGAAATCGCCCTCCCCTCCGACCGGGTCGACATCATCGGCACGTCGGACCGCTATCATACCTTCACCGGCTTCGACATCGTGCCGGTCCTGGGTGTCATCCCGCCCGACCTGCCGCTGCGCGCCCAACCGGGCGAAGTGGCCGACTGGTTCGAACTGCCGCTTGACTATGCGCTCGATCCGGCCAATCGGGTGCGCCGCAGCCTGATGTTCGAAGGCATCGAGCGGCAATATTATGAAATCGACTGGCAGGGCCGCCGCATCTGGGGCGTGACCGCTGCCATCCTCGCCAATCTTTCCCGCAGGCTCGGCCATGACCCGCATTCTTCCTGA
- a CDS encoding LysR substrate-binding domain-containing protein has translation MPPLPPLSAIRVFEAAARLENFTAAAQELGMTQAAVSYQVKLLEERLGISLFQRTGRKVALTEKGREIAPILTRAFDQMRQGFAALTQDHSAVLSISCTNSFAHLWLAPRIGAFQMRHPNLAVRIMADDAVIDLARDGIDLAVRGGKGEWPGLEAKLLTHNRLVPMCSPAWRDRHGPIADAQALHALPRLSPDDMWWHEWFAAMGVEADPADGPPGIALDSQVMEGRAAIAGQGVAILNHFLWKAEVEAGQLVEAVPSYVREIASYWLVYPPHARNTPKIKAFRDWISAEFAAAIAADPEARFLPR, from the coding sequence ATGCCCCCGCTGCCGCCCCTGTCCGCCATTCGTGTGTTCGAGGCCGCCGCGCGGCTGGAGAATTTCACGGCCGCCGCGCAGGAACTGGGGATGACCCAGGCGGCGGTCAGCTATCAGGTGAAATTGCTGGAGGAGCGTCTGGGCATCAGCCTGTTCCAGCGAACCGGGCGCAAGGTGGCGCTGACCGAGAAGGGGCGCGAGATCGCGCCGATCCTGACCCGCGCCTTCGACCAGATGCGTCAGGGTTTTGCCGCACTGACCCAGGATCATTCGGCGGTGCTGAGCATAAGCTGCACCAACAGTTTCGCGCATCTCTGGCTGGCGCCGCGGATTGGCGCATTCCAGATGCGCCACCCGAACCTCGCCGTGCGGATCATGGCGGATGACGCGGTGATCGATCTGGCGCGCGACGGTATCGATCTGGCGGTGCGCGGCGGCAAGGGGGAATGGCCGGGGCTGGAGGCGAAGCTGCTGACCCATAACCGGCTGGTGCCGATGTGCAGTCCGGCCTGGCGCGACCGGCACGGGCCGATCGCCGATGCGCAGGCGCTCCACGCCCTACCGCGCCTGTCGCCCGACGACATGTGGTGGCATGAATGGTTCGCGGCGATGGGCGTGGAGGCCGACCCGGCCGATGGCCCGCCCGGCATCGCGCTCGACAGCCAGGTGATGGAGGGGCGCGCCGCGATCGCCGGGCAGGGGGTCGCCATCCTCAACCATTTCCTCTGGAAGGCGGAGGTGGAGGCCGGGCAACTGGTGGAGGCGGTGCCCTCCTATGTCCGCGAGATTGCCAGCTACTGGCTGGTCTATCCGCCCCACGCCCGCAACACGCCCAAGATCAAGGCCTTTCGCGACTGGATCAGCGCCGAGTTTGCTGCCGCCATCGCCGCCGACCCGGAGGCGCGTTTCTTGCCGCGTTGA
- a CDS encoding CCA tRNA nucleotidyltransferase: MTRILPDAPWRHRSGLSGLLAALDADQGRARYVGGAVRDGLLGLPVNDLDIATSLMPQDVVDRLKAAGIKAVPTGIEHGTITAVLPDGPVEITTLRRDVSTDGRRATIAYTDDWQQDAARRDFTFNALYADPLTGAISDYFGGVADLDARHLRFIGDASARIAEDHLRILRYFRFLARYGDNEVDASAYDACVAAANSLMALSRERIADELLKLLVVRDPVPALRLMVDGGIWLPVLPEITHEGIDRLAKLIARENEASMAPSALRRLAALVPADAALADQIGARLKLSNKARKRLITALETASAPEGPRALAHRVGVEGAIDRILLDPAAPLSALVPLDGWTPPSLPIGGGALIARGLQPGPDVARALQEVQKSWVAEDFPDADRVGEIADQIVSKFQRTRQ; this comes from the coding sequence ATGACCCGCATTCTTCCTGACGCCCCGTGGCGCCACCGTTCCGGCCTTTCCGGCCTTCTCGCCGCACTCGACGCCGACCAGGGCCGTGCCCGCTATGTCGGCGGCGCGGTGCGCGACGGGCTGCTTGGCCTGCCGGTCAATGATCTCGACATCGCCACCAGCCTGATGCCGCAGGATGTGGTCGATCGGCTGAAGGCGGCCGGGATCAAGGCGGTGCCGACCGGGATCGAGCATGGCACGATCACCGCCGTGCTGCCCGACGGGCCGGTCGAGATCACCACGCTGCGCCGCGACGTCAGCACCGACGGCCGCCGCGCCACCATCGCCTATACCGATGACTGGCAGCAGGATGCCGCCCGGCGCGACTTCACCTTCAACGCCCTCTATGCCGATCCGCTGACCGGCGCGATCAGCGACTATTTCGGCGGCGTGGCCGATCTCGATGCACGGCACCTGCGCTTCATCGGCGATGCCAGCGCGCGGATCGCCGAGGATCATCTGCGCATCCTGCGCTATTTCCGTTTCCTGGCCCGCTATGGCGACAACGAAGTTGACGCATCGGCCTATGATGCGTGCGTCGCCGCGGCCAACAGCCTGATGGCGCTGTCACGCGAGCGGATCGCCGACGAACTGCTCAAATTGCTGGTGGTGCGCGATCCCGTGCCTGCGCTGCGGCTGATGGTGGACGGCGGCATCTGGCTGCCGGTGCTGCCCGAAATCACGCACGAAGGCATCGACCGACTGGCGAAGCTGATTGCGCGGGAGAATGAGGCGAGCATGGCACCATCGGCGCTACGCCGACTGGCCGCGCTGGTGCCGGCCGACGCGGCGCTGGCGGACCAGATCGGCGCACGGCTCAAACTCTCCAACAAGGCGCGCAAGCGGCTGATCACCGCGCTCGAAACCGCCTCTGCCCCAGAAGGCCCGCGCGCGCTGGCGCACCGGGTCGGCGTGGAAGGCGCGATCGACCGCATCCTGCTCGATCCTGCCGCGCCCCTGTCGGCACTGGTCCCGCTCGACGGCTGGACCCCGCCCAGCCTGCCGATCGGCGGCGGCGCGCTGATCGCGCGCGGCCTTCAGCCCGGCCCGGACGTCGCCCGTGCCTTGCAGGAAGTGCAGAAATCATGGGTCGCGGAGGATTTCCCCGACGCCGACCGGGTCGGCGAAATCGCCGATCAGATCGTCTCGAAATTCCAGCGCACGCGCCAATAG